A single window of Pontibacillus chungwhensis DNA harbors:
- a CDS encoding M20 family metallo-hydrolase, protein MQKWLDETLRRLNRTTDMNPADGFSRLSYSPEEGEAHQAFREVVTELGLEVKQDEAGNQWAMWHVADGAQAVGVGSHLDTVYNGGGYDGAAGVLTGLAAIKLMKDEGVVPTKNIAVICFASEESARFGVSTIGSKAITGLLDQEDLADIPDREGQTIREVFESFGLDWDTADQAYVPDEGLESFLELHIEQGTEIEDHQAEVGIVRGIACPIRLKVTVRGMANHTGTTPMPKRQDALASIAPLISYVEEEALRRNEALEKRLVATVSTVAIGPNAMNVIPGEVELGIDIRSVNDEAKRQLAEDIRKRCGQIAIDRNVQIEVETLVDNDSVALDETMQKHLVDICESLSYEAIQMDSGAGHDVMNMAVRWPSGLIFIPCKEGISHHPAEYASVADLEKGSRIIAEYLRQKTGDVHENQDRSHSTAGLP, encoded by the coding sequence ATGCAAAAGTGGCTAGACGAAACGTTACGACGATTGAATCGAACGACTGATATGAATCCGGCAGATGGGTTCTCAAGGCTCAGTTATAGTCCTGAAGAAGGGGAAGCTCACCAGGCTTTTCGTGAAGTGGTTACTGAACTTGGTCTTGAAGTGAAGCAGGATGAGGCCGGGAATCAATGGGCAATGTGGCACGTAGCAGACGGGGCTCAGGCGGTTGGAGTCGGTTCTCATCTCGATACAGTATACAATGGCGGTGGCTATGATGGAGCCGCTGGTGTGCTGACGGGCTTAGCGGCCATTAAATTGATGAAAGATGAAGGCGTTGTTCCAACGAAGAACATAGCCGTGATCTGTTTCGCTTCTGAAGAATCCGCGCGCTTTGGAGTCTCGACGATTGGCAGTAAAGCCATCACAGGACTCCTTGATCAAGAAGATCTTGCTGACATTCCAGACCGAGAGGGTCAGACGATCCGTGAGGTTTTCGAATCCTTCGGGTTAGATTGGGATACGGCTGATCAGGCTTATGTGCCAGATGAAGGTCTTGAAAGTTTCCTTGAGCTTCATATAGAACAGGGTACGGAGATAGAAGATCATCAGGCGGAAGTAGGGATTGTGCGAGGCATTGCTTGTCCGATCCGTTTGAAGGTTACCGTGAGAGGGATGGCCAACCACACCGGGACCACCCCGATGCCTAAAAGGCAGGACGCCTTGGCTTCCATTGCTCCTCTTATCTCTTATGTTGAGGAAGAGGCGCTCCGGCGAAATGAAGCTTTAGAGAAACGCCTTGTGGCTACCGTGAGCACCGTAGCGATTGGGCCGAATGCGATGAACGTCATACCAGGTGAAGTCGAGCTTGGTATTGATATACGAAGCGTAAACGATGAGGCCAAACGACAATTGGCAGAAGATATTCGTAAGCGATGTGGTCAGATTGCTATTGATCGGAATGTTCAGATCGAGGTTGAGACCCTGGTGGATAACGATTCTGTCGCATTGGATGAAACGATGCAAAAACATCTAGTAGACATTTGTGAGTCTCTATCATATGAAGCAATCCAGATGGATAGCGGAGCGGGTCACGATGTGATGAATATGGCGGTAAGATGGCCCTCTGGTCTAATTTTCATTCCTTGTAAAGAAGGGATTAGTCATCATCCTGCAGAATATGCCTCAGTGGCAGATTTAGAAAAAGGAAGTCGAATCATAGCTGAATATTTAAGACAGAAGACAGGTGATGTACATGAAAACCAAGATCGGAGTCATAGCACCGCAGGACTCCCTTGA
- a CDS encoding PTS sugar transporter subunit IIB — protein sequence MKKVLVVCGNGLGSSMIVEMNVKSILKDLNKEAEVSHTDLSSAKSEQADLYLGSEDIVGSLDDGSKNVVQLKNLMDKNELREALEQNI from the coding sequence ATGAAAAAAGTATTAGTCGTATGTGGTAACGGATTAGGAAGCAGCATGATTGTAGAAATGAACGTAAAAAGCATTTTGAAAGATCTTAACAAAGAAGCAGAAGTATCTCACACAGACCTATCTTCTGCAAAATCAGAGCAAGCAGACCTATACCTTGGTTCTGAAGACATTGTTGGCAGCTTAGACGACGGCAGCAAGAATGTTGTTCAGCTTAAGAACTTAATGGACAAGAACGAACTTAGAGAAGCTTTAGAGCAAAATATCTAA
- a CDS encoding HD domain-containing phosphohydrolase, translating to MKQLTRNLKEGDLISQDVSVGEKLILKKGTKMTLNIQERLKKWGVEEVQIQTAEEPVHNEQPNKKILSENPTRYESLFQESLSTVYSENRYGVALHAKTTIHRLKELFIKVMTHSPLSSKLMQLKKKDPHSFHHSFDVFVFGAIFSDYLKTGDQEDFATSCLFHDIGKLDVPDTILLKESKLTFKEYEMIKEHTINGEDTLRDHNASLLSQKMARSHHERLDGSGYPDGFEHLSDPEKIIGIIDVYSALTLDRVYRSAKPSVEALEIILESKSQFDPQLVYRFMNMLKIYPLHTRVLTSTNERAHIIYVSDKQPLTPIIQFENTDTVKQIPHNFSLSISRFLGWKEDYIRERKESNWALYMKSLFNADKRMAEYQFYKLIDDLRMENIYTEVFAASMKEVGQMYAEGKISIAEEHVATYMTKELMKSFTQEKGKEGNQQGKVLLTTVGKEGHSLPLELFSETLKINGWDTYNFTPSIPINELIHFAKINEIAFIGFSIIMKDNIPQLESDLHLIKTALPSVKILVGGPQIDEVSHENVDGFAKDATTGLRVITELRG from the coding sequence TTGAAGCAACTGACTAGAAATTTAAAAGAGGGAGACCTTATTTCTCAGGATGTGTCAGTCGGGGAAAAGTTGATTCTAAAAAAAGGTACAAAAATGACGCTCAATATTCAGGAAAGACTCAAAAAATGGGGCGTTGAGGAGGTTCAAATTCAGACAGCTGAAGAACCTGTACATAATGAACAACCAAACAAGAAAATACTTTCCGAAAATCCAACAAGATATGAATCGTTATTCCAAGAAAGCCTATCTACCGTATACTCAGAAAACAGATACGGCGTGGCACTCCATGCCAAAACCACGATCCACCGGCTTAAAGAGCTGTTTATTAAAGTAATGACCCACTCCCCTTTAAGCAGTAAACTTATGCAATTAAAGAAGAAAGATCCTCACTCCTTCCACCACTCCTTTGACGTATTTGTCTTTGGCGCTATTTTTAGCGATTATTTAAAGACTGGGGATCAGGAAGACTTTGCTACGTCCTGTCTATTTCATGACATTGGTAAGCTGGATGTGCCAGATACCATATTACTGAAAGAGTCAAAACTCACCTTTAAAGAATACGAGATGATTAAAGAACACACCATCAACGGAGAAGACACGCTAAGAGACCATAACGCTTCTTTATTAAGCCAAAAAATGGCTCGTTCCCACCACGAAAGACTAGACGGTTCCGGCTATCCCGACGGTTTCGAACATCTTTCTGACCCAGAGAAAATAATCGGCATCATCGATGTCTATTCCGCACTAACCTTAGATCGCGTGTACCGTTCAGCCAAGCCATCTGTAGAGGCACTCGAGATCATTCTCGAATCGAAATCACAATTCGATCCTCAGTTGGTCTACCGATTTATGAACATGCTGAAGATCTACCCACTCCACACGCGCGTTTTAACCTCAACAAACGAAAGAGCGCACATTATTTATGTGTCTGACAAACAACCCTTAACACCCATTATTCAATTCGAAAACACGGACACCGTAAAACAAATCCCTCATAATTTCTCCCTGTCCATCTCTAGATTCCTTGGATGGAAAGAAGATTATATTAGAGAGAGAAAAGAATCAAATTGGGCGCTTTATATGAAAAGCCTCTTTAATGCTGACAAGAGAATGGCCGAGTATCAATTTTATAAGCTGATTGATGACTTAAGAATGGAGAATATCTATACAGAAGTGTTCGCCGCTTCCATGAAAGAAGTCGGTCAGATGTATGCTGAAGGCAAGATATCCATTGCAGAAGAACACGTAGCTACCTATATGACGAAGGAACTTATGAAGAGCTTCACTCAGGAAAAAGGGAAAGAAGGAAATCAACAGGGAAAAGTCCTCTTAACCACAGTAGGAAAAGAAGGCCATAGCTTGCCTCTTGAACTATTTTCGGAAACGCTAAAGATCAATGGATGGGACACCTATAATTTCACCCCTTCCATTCCGATTAATGAACTGATCCATTTTGCCAAAATAAACGAGATAGCGTTTATCGGTTTCTCTATAATTATGAAAGACAACATCCCTCAACTAGAATCAGATCTACACCTCATAAAGACCGCCCTTCCATCCGTTAAGATTCTGGTCGGCGGCCCTCAAATAGATGAGGTTTCTCATGAGAACGTCGACGGTTTTGCGAAAGATGCTACGACGGGGCTTAGGGTTATAACGGAGTTGAGGGGATGA
- a CDS encoding transposase, with protein sequence MPRKPREKSRTGIYHVMLRGINQQTIFEDPEDKRQFLTTLTHYKNHFHFKLYGYCIMDNHVHLLFEEGMEPFSLTLKRISSSYVYWYNRKYARVGHLFQARFLSECVHDHEYFLTVIRYIHQNPLKAGLVQNVWKSEWTSLQAYLGHSAPVDIGKGLTLYSSDYSTALIRYISHMEEQNDDHCLEMVQDKRISDHEVRECMVKLGVPHSTMLQQMGREERNRILAQLKKLDGVTYRQLSRVTGISKSVIGRVRLGT encoded by the coding sequence ATGCCAAGAAAGCCAAGAGAAAAAAGTCGAACAGGGATTTATCACGTTATGCTAAGAGGCATTAACCAGCAGACGATTTTTGAAGACCCTGAAGACAAACGACAATTCCTCACCACCCTTACACACTACAAAAATCATTTCCATTTCAAACTGTACGGCTACTGCATTATGGATAATCATGTCCATCTCTTGTTCGAAGAAGGGATGGAGCCTTTCTCATTGACCTTAAAACGGATCAGTTCAAGTTATGTATACTGGTATAACAGGAAGTATGCTAGAGTTGGCCATCTTTTTCAGGCTCGTTTCCTCAGTGAATGTGTTCACGATCATGAGTATTTCCTTACCGTTATAAGGTATATCCACCAGAACCCTTTGAAGGCTGGACTCGTTCAAAACGTATGGAAAAGCGAGTGGACAAGTCTTCAAGCTTACCTCGGTCATTCTGCTCCTGTAGATATAGGCAAGGGACTGACACTCTACTCCTCTGACTACTCGACAGCTCTCATACGCTATATTTCTCACATGGAAGAACAGAATGATGATCATTGCTTGGAAATGGTTCAGGACAAACGAATTTCTGATCACGAGGTGAGGGAATGCATGGTGAAGCTAGGTGTTCCTCACAGTACAATGCTTCAGCAAATGGGAAGGGAAGAGCGTAACCGCATCCTGGCTCAGCTTAAAAAATTGGATGGTGTAACCTATAGGCAGCTTTCCCGCGTTACGGGTATATCTAAGAGTGTTATTGGTCGTGTCCGGTTGGGGACTTGA
- a CDS encoding PTS ascorbate transporter subunit IIC encodes MIDLIMKDILGTPAILVGLFALVGLVAQRKNFADTLSGTLKTIMGFVILGAGAEVLIQSLTKFSAMFDHAFSVNGVIPNNEAIVAMAQQSFGTETAMIMLFGMVANILIARFSPFKYIFLTGHHTMFMACLIGVILSQGGLSGASLVIIGSIILGSLMVLFPAILQPYTREITGSDDFAVGHFGSTGYFVSAFIGKRIGKNSKSTEEIKVPKSLGFLRDTSVSVSLTMVILFFVVAAFAGPAFIETELSGGQNFLVFSFMQGLTFAAGVYIILAGVRMLLAEIVPAFKGIADKVVPNAKPALDAPAVFPFASNAVIIGFLTSFVAGLLSMFLLPIFGLKVIVPGLVPHFFTGAAAGVFGNATGGRRGAVVGSFANGAIISFLPALLLPVLGSLGFEGTTFGDADFGTVGIILGNLISLMESKLLFVISTFALLAIGFFISWKTRGGKDETSEAA; translated from the coding sequence ATGATCGATTTAATTATGAAAGACATTCTGGGAACGCCCGCCATCCTGGTCGGGCTGTTCGCCCTCGTTGGTCTGGTAGCTCAGCGTAAGAATTTCGCTGATACGTTATCAGGAACGCTAAAGACGATCATGGGATTTGTTATCCTGGGTGCTGGTGCAGAGGTTCTAATTCAATCATTAACGAAATTTAGCGCTATGTTTGACCATGCATTCAGTGTGAATGGAGTCATTCCAAATAATGAAGCGATTGTAGCTATGGCTCAGCAAAGCTTTGGTACAGAGACAGCCATGATCATGTTATTTGGAATGGTAGCGAACATTTTAATCGCTCGTTTTTCGCCATTTAAGTACATTTTCCTTACGGGTCACCACACGATGTTTATGGCCTGCCTAATCGGAGTTATCCTTTCGCAAGGCGGCTTATCAGGTGCATCTCTTGTTATTATCGGATCTATTATTCTTGGTTCCCTAATGGTACTTTTCCCGGCAATTCTGCAACCTTATACGAGAGAGATCACAGGTTCAGACGATTTTGCCGTAGGTCACTTCGGTTCTACAGGATACTTTGTTTCTGCTTTCATCGGAAAGCGCATTGGTAAGAATTCTAAATCAACAGAAGAAATTAAAGTTCCAAAATCTCTAGGATTCCTTCGTGACACATCCGTGTCCGTATCCTTGACGATGGTCATCTTGTTCTTCGTTGTTGCAGCATTTGCAGGACCTGCTTTCATTGAAACAGAATTAAGCGGAGGGCAGAACTTCTTAGTCTTCTCCTTTATGCAAGGTCTAACATTCGCAGCAGGCGTTTATATCATTCTAGCAGGTGTGCGCATGTTACTTGCTGAAATCGTTCCAGCATTTAAAGGAATCGCAGATAAAGTGGTTCCAAATGCCAAGCCAGCTCTTGATGCTCCAGCGGTTTTCCCATTTGCGAGTAACGCTGTAATCATCGGTTTCTTAACAAGTTTCGTAGCAGGACTACTAAGCATGTTCCTACTACCGATCTTTGGCCTTAAGGTCATCGTTCCAGGTCTTGTTCCTCACTTCTTCACAGGAGCAGCAGCCGGCGTGTTCGGTAACGCAACAGGTGGCCGCCGAGGAGCAGTTGTCGGTTCATTCGCAAACGGTGCGATCATCAGTTTCCTTCCGGCTCTTCTACTACCGGTACTAGGCTCACTAGGATTTGAAGGAACAACATTCGGTGACGCTGACTTCGGTACAGTCGGGATCATCCTAGGAAATCTAATCAGCCTGATGGAATCAAAACTTCTCTTTGTCATCAGCACGTTCGCTCTTCTAGCAATCGGCTTCTTTATCAGCTGGAAGACACGCGGTGGAAAAGACGAAACATCAGAAGCAGCGTAA
- a CDS encoding SEC-C metal-binding domain-containing protein, with protein MSKIGRNEPCPCGSGEKYKKCCGSPSGTGAKSTVPEFEWENEQFKEVADRISQGIAAGEEYPENFEYTALFLWRKYCDKKNPDIKKPANYAASIEYITLKVLGGMRMTLKGLGEKYGGSSTTISKRYKEIEKVIEEDLIVLMKKEIEKNKEIRRKLKERTGL; from the coding sequence ATGAGTAAAATTGGAAGAAATGAACCATGCCCTTGTGGGAGCGGGGAGAAATATAAAAAGTGTTGCGGATCTCCAAGTGGTACGGGAGCGAAGTCTACCGTTCCTGAATTCGAATGGGAGAACGAGCAGTTTAAAGAAGTAGCGGATCGTATCAGCCAAGGGATTGCAGCAGGGGAAGAGTACCCAGAGAATTTTGAGTACACCGCTTTATTCTTGTGGAGAAAATATTGCGATAAGAAAAATCCAGATATCAAAAAGCCAGCTAATTACGCAGCCTCCATCGAATATATCACTCTAAAGGTTCTTGGTGGAATGCGCATGACCCTAAAAGGGTTAGGAGAAAAATATGGTGGATCCTCAACAACTATTTCCAAACGCTACAAGGAAATTGAAAAGGTAATTGAAGAAGATCTTATAGTCCTTATGAAAAAGGAAATTGAGAAAAACAAAGAGATTCGAAGAAAGTTGAAGGAACGGACTGGTTTGTGA
- a CDS encoding amidohydrolase: MSNAPLNSILVDWRRALHEYPELGFTEYVTTYRVGKELEALGFTVFLGKEALSSESRKGVPRESILHKQEQAAREWGVEEEWLNAMKGGHTGLVATWETGRPGPHKAFRFDIDALPINETKDPSHIPFHKGFHSKVDGVMHACGHDGHTAIGVALAHFISREQDALSGKLTLLFQPAEEGGRGAKAMTDQGWLHNVDEFYTGHIGIHSMPVGTVGASVKGFLASSKMNVTYKGRSAHAGMKPEEGRNALLAAATASTQLYAIPRHSGGASRVNVGRLEAGSGRNVIADHGYLELETRGENHEVHCFVHDEATRMIRSVADLYDVSCEIDEVGETSSFSCSEEAVEWIKEWGRDSPVIEEIIPVVSVSGSEDASFMVNEVKGHDGIATYMLFGTPLAAGHHHPSFDFDEGALAVALDMYITIAKGGTGDAKVARRNVTTIESND; the protein is encoded by the coding sequence GTGAGTAACGCACCGCTGAACTCCATTCTTGTGGATTGGCGCCGTGCTCTTCATGAGTATCCGGAGCTTGGTTTTACAGAGTATGTGACGACGTACCGGGTCGGGAAAGAATTAGAGGCGCTCGGGTTTACGGTTTTCCTTGGAAAAGAAGCCCTTAGTTCTGAATCACGAAAAGGGGTTCCGAGAGAATCCATTTTACATAAGCAGGAACAAGCTGCGAGAGAATGGGGCGTTGAAGAAGAGTGGCTTAACGCGATGAAGGGAGGCCATACCGGTCTTGTCGCCACATGGGAGACAGGAAGACCTGGTCCTCACAAAGCGTTTCGATTCGATATCGATGCTCTTCCGATTAATGAGACGAAGGATCCTTCTCATATACCGTTCCATAAAGGGTTTCACTCGAAAGTAGATGGCGTGATGCATGCCTGTGGTCATGATGGACATACGGCAATAGGTGTTGCTCTTGCTCATTTTATCAGCCGAGAACAGGATGCTTTGTCAGGGAAGTTGACGCTTCTTTTTCAACCAGCTGAAGAAGGTGGACGAGGGGCAAAAGCGATGACAGATCAGGGCTGGCTTCATAATGTAGATGAATTCTATACCGGTCACATTGGCATTCATTCCATGCCGGTTGGAACGGTGGGAGCTTCTGTTAAGGGCTTCCTCGCATCATCAAAAATGAATGTGACCTATAAAGGGCGTTCCGCACATGCTGGTATGAAGCCGGAAGAAGGACGTAATGCATTACTGGCTGCGGCGACCGCCTCGACGCAGCTTTATGCGATTCCAAGACATAGCGGAGGCGCAAGTCGTGTGAACGTTGGCAGATTAGAGGCAGGTAGCGGCCGAAACGTCATTGCGGATCATGGCTATTTGGAGCTTGAGACAAGAGGTGAGAATCACGAGGTACATTGTTTTGTTCATGACGAAGCGACTCGTATGATTCGGTCTGTTGCCGATTTATATGATGTCTCTTGTGAGATCGATGAAGTTGGCGAAACGTCCTCTTTCAGCTGTAGCGAAGAAGCGGTTGAATGGATTAAAGAGTGGGGAAGAGATAGTCCGGTTATTGAAGAAATTATTCCGGTTGTGTCTGTATCTGGGTCTGAAGATGCGAGCTTTATGGTGAATGAAGTGAAGGGGCATGATGGCATTGCGACGTACATGCTCTTTGGGACTCCACTAGCTGCTGGGCATCACCATCCGTCTTTTGATTTCGACGAAGGCGCTCTTGCGGTTGCATTGGATATGTATATCACTATTGCAAAAGGAGGGACTGGAGATGCAAAAGTGGCTAGACGAAACGTTACGACGATTGAATCGAACGACTGA
- a CDS encoding M20 metallopeptidase family protein has translation MKDAFRELIKPVENDIVAFRRYLHQYPERSGEEWNTSRFVQEKLTEYGIPFEKGFADTGVLGIIKGEQPGGTVALRADMDALPITEQAEVDYRSEVDGVMHACGHDAHTSMLLGTGYALNQLKEQLAGTVLLVFQPAEENSPTGGAGPMLDDGVFEQYEPDVIYGQHVWPTLPVGQVGIRDQEMMGASDRFTISVKGKGGHASMPQDGNDAIIMANQIITSLQTIVSRNVDPIESAVVTVGSIHGGYAHNVIADKVTLEGTVRTYKPAIKERVKHRFHKIVENVAEAFEGSVEIEYLDGYPSTINTPEWAEVARGSARTVLGEDSTPEVQPVLAGEDFSRFLERYPGAFIWLGTRIESEEDQMGLHDPKFMLNEKALPGGSATMAQIAYDTLLTLQGGGGSE, from the coding sequence TTGAAAGATGCATTTCGAGAACTTATTAAACCGGTAGAAAACGATATTGTTGCTTTTCGCCGATATTTGCACCAATACCCGGAGCGTAGCGGGGAAGAGTGGAACACATCGCGCTTTGTTCAGGAGAAGCTGACGGAGTATGGTATTCCTTTTGAGAAAGGATTTGCGGACACGGGCGTGCTTGGGATCATCAAAGGGGAACAACCTGGTGGTACGGTGGCGCTGCGAGCGGACATGGACGCGTTGCCGATTACGGAACAGGCGGAAGTGGACTATCGTTCTGAGGTCGATGGCGTTATGCATGCCTGTGGACACGATGCCCATACGTCTATGCTTTTAGGGACTGGGTACGCATTAAATCAATTGAAGGAACAGTTAGCTGGAACGGTCCTTTTAGTATTCCAGCCAGCTGAAGAGAATTCACCCACAGGCGGAGCGGGGCCGATGTTGGATGATGGCGTATTTGAACAATACGAACCAGATGTGATTTACGGACAACATGTTTGGCCGACGCTTCCGGTTGGACAGGTTGGGATTCGGGATCAGGAAATGATGGGAGCTTCTGATCGCTTTACGATTTCCGTAAAAGGGAAAGGCGGGCATGCGAGTATGCCACAAGACGGGAATGACGCGATTATTATGGCGAATCAAATCATCACAAGTCTCCAGACCATCGTCAGCCGAAACGTGGATCCGATTGAGTCAGCTGTTGTGACTGTTGGTAGTATTCACGGTGGCTATGCGCACAATGTCATTGCAGACAAAGTGACGCTTGAAGGAACGGTTCGAACGTACAAGCCAGCGATTAAAGAACGCGTGAAGCATCGTTTCCATAAGATTGTAGAGAATGTAGCAGAAGCGTTTGAAGGTAGCGTAGAGATCGAGTATTTAGATGGCTATCCATCCACGATTAATACACCGGAATGGGCCGAAGTGGCGAGAGGATCAGCGAGAACGGTGCTTGGCGAAGATTCTACACCGGAGGTTCAGCCGGTTCTTGCAGGAGAGGATTTCTCCAGATTCCTAGAACGTTACCCCGGAGCGTTCATCTGGCTCGGGACGCGAATTGAATCAGAAGAAGATCAAATGGGACTTCACGATCCGAAGTTTATGTTAAATGAGAAAGCACTCCCAGGTGGCAGTGCCACAATGGCTCAAATTGCGTACGATACGCTTTTAACCCTTCAAGGAGGTGGAGGCAGTGAGTAA
- a CDS encoding BglG family transcription antiterminator, with protein MVLDKRRTYLLTQLYQSDTPISTKWLQKKIGVSARTVYYDIQQINDWLEDNELEEVQRHRGKGFFLTTETQMQLPEKIQLSDRWDYRLSREERKVLLTLYLLNDTADIRMKDLMEHTQMSRGSIIKDLDGIKEYFKKHRLDLQYSRSHGYFLEGAELHKRQLLSHILVSVKTDEKWQGVREEAFQILLPASFDKSDSMAFIKKVLYETEKELGIVFTDEMITVLSMQMIISIERVKNEKQIQLDEDERNAIQKTKAYTAAHLINEHLRAEGYNVFSEDETAFLAMNLLSSKVHQEPPSSPYEDPEAPGLKRVIHDMVDDFQIYSCVLFEDREQLEANLLLHLKPVYYRLKYDVPSNNELSEHIQAHYQEIFKLTKRSIIHLERYMEKPIPDEEIAYIAMHFGGWLSKEDRTIEKKYKAIIVCENGIGTSNMLKAQLEAMMTGIDVIATLSFREYQQTKLRADVIFATNFLKEKETPVIHVPALLQDVDKEYVLKQLNHRLQEPSAELDQTDELIAMIKQHATVHDEDALKQQLMSYQANQTFSIKEPYKPMLNELLTSETIQFEPSVPSWEDAITKASQPLLATGKIEQRYVDAMIDTVNELGPYIVIAPKIAIPHARPEAGVEQLGMSLLKVDEPVAFSDQEKHKANLIIVLAAIDNETHLTALSQLTTMLSEPENMEQLLNASTTEDVLSLVNNYSHV; from the coding sequence ATGGTTTTAGATAAGAGAAGAACGTATTTACTCACACAGCTGTACCAATCGGATACGCCGATTTCGACCAAGTGGTTACAGAAGAAGATCGGTGTTTCGGCCCGGACAGTCTATTACGATATTCAACAAATTAATGATTGGCTCGAAGATAACGAGCTTGAGGAAGTGCAGCGTCATAGGGGGAAGGGATTTTTCCTTACTACTGAAACGCAAATGCAGCTACCCGAAAAGATTCAGCTCTCTGATCGCTGGGATTACCGGTTATCACGGGAGGAGAGGAAAGTTCTTTTAACTCTCTACTTGCTGAACGATACAGCCGACATTCGTATGAAGGATCTAATGGAACATACGCAAATGAGTCGGGGAAGCATTATTAAGGATTTAGATGGAATTAAAGAATACTTTAAGAAACATCGACTTGATCTGCAGTATTCAAGAAGTCATGGTTACTTCCTTGAAGGAGCAGAGTTGCACAAACGTCAGCTTCTTTCTCACATCTTGGTTTCAGTGAAGACCGATGAGAAGTGGCAGGGGGTACGAGAGGAAGCTTTTCAAATTTTGTTGCCTGCCTCATTCGATAAGTCGGATTCCATGGCCTTTATTAAAAAGGTGCTTTATGAAACGGAGAAGGAGCTTGGGATCGTTTTCACAGATGAAATGATCACGGTTTTGTCCATGCAAATGATCATTTCAATCGAACGAGTGAAGAATGAAAAGCAGATTCAGTTAGATGAAGACGAGCGAAACGCGATTCAGAAGACAAAAGCCTATACAGCGGCTCATCTTATTAACGAACATCTCAGAGCAGAAGGCTATAACGTTTTTTCAGAAGATGAAACAGCTTTTCTAGCTATGAATCTACTAAGCTCAAAAGTTCATCAGGAACCGCCATCGTCTCCTTACGAGGACCCTGAGGCGCCTGGATTGAAGCGAGTGATTCACGATATGGTTGATGATTTTCAGATTTACTCCTGTGTGTTATTCGAAGATCGGGAGCAACTGGAAGCGAACTTATTGCTTCATTTGAAACCGGTTTATTATCGGTTGAAATACGATGTTCCTTCAAATAATGAGCTATCTGAACATATTCAAGCCCATTACCAGGAGATCTTTAAATTGACCAAGCGCTCGATCATTCACCTTGAGCGCTATATGGAGAAGCCGATTCCAGATGAGGAAATTGCGTATATCGCGATGCACTTTGGAGGGTGGCTCTCGAAGGAAGACCGCACGATTGAGAAGAAGTATAAAGCGATTATTGTGTGTGAAAATGGCATCGGTACATCCAATATGCTGAAAGCTCAGCTAGAGGCGATGATGACAGGGATTGATGTAATCGCCACGCTCTCTTTCCGCGAGTATCAGCAAACCAAGCTACGAGCCGATGTGATTTTTGCAACGAATTTCTTAAAAGAAAAAGAAACACCTGTCATTCACGTTCCCGCTCTTTTGCAAGATGTGGATAAGGAATATGTGCTGAAGCAGTTGAACCACAGGCTTCAGGAACCATCGGCGGAACTGGACCAGACAGATGAGCTGATAGCGATGATTAAGCAGCATGCGACCGTCCATGATGAAGATGCGTTAAAGCAGCAGCTTATGTCCTATCAAGCCAATCAGACCTTTTCGATAAAGGAGCCTTACAAACCTATGTTAAACGAATTGCTTACATCAGAAACGATTCAGTTTGAACCATCTGTCCCGTCCTGGGAAGATGCGATTACGAAAGCATCACAGCCGCTACTGGCAACAGGGAAGATCGAACAGCGCTACGTGGATGCCATGATTGATACTGTGAATGAATTAGGACCTTATATTGTCATTGCGCCAAAGATTGCGATTCCTCATGCTCGCCCGGAAGCGGGAGTTGAGCAGCTTGGGATGAGCTTACTCAAGGTAGACGAACCGGTTGCGTTCTCTGATCAGGAGAAACACAAGGCCAACCTTATTATTGTGTTAGCCGCAATCGATAACGAAACGCATTTAACCGCTCTGTCTCAGCTTACAACGATGCTGTCTGAGCCGGAGAATATGGAACAACTCTTAAACGCTAGCACGACAGAAGATGTATTAAGCTTAGTAAATAACTACTCGCACGTATAA